From the genome of Triticum aestivum cultivar Chinese Spring chromosome 3B, IWGSC CS RefSeq v2.1, whole genome shotgun sequence, one region includes:
- the LOC123068931 gene encoding pentatricopeptide repeat-containing protein At4g14820 has protein sequence METPAPPLEGRSRHHKQVHAHLLRRGHPFPPAEYAEPDRAYLSVLRAATATPVLALAACACLRRAGLPAPGRHALPALLRAAARARCADSVRQAHALAVRVGAEDDGFIGTALVGAYAACRRVADARRMFEVMPDRDLVAWGVMLDSYCQTRDYREALLLLNKLKRSRIVPDQVILATVLSACGHTRHLRSGKVIHSYILVSDIFIDARLSSALLNMYATCADMEMAKKLYSGMQRKDLISSTVMVCGYAKNGKIDIARSIFNCMVEKDVVSWSAMISGYAENNQPSEALILFKDMQECGVCPDEITLLSVISACANICSLDKARWIHSFVVNNGFCKVLSICNALINMFSKCGSLTLALNVFNAMPRKNVITWTSMISAFAMHGDGKSALALFDKMKSEGVEPNGVTFLGLLFACCHAGLVDEGRSLFECMVQEYRIEPKHEHYGCMVDLMGKAKLLQEAVDLIKSMHVRPNVAVWGSLLAACWMHGDLELGAFSARKILELDPNHNGAYVFLSNMHAKSGNWNNAREVRGVIEGHRVSKETSSSRVELNGIVHYFGAGGEKHQENHKTLLKLSGIISN, from the exons ATGGAGACGCCAGCGCCGCCCCTCGAGGGCCGCTCCCGCCACCATAAGCAGGTGCACGCCCACCTCCTCCGCCGTGGCCACCCCTTCCCGCCGGCAGAGTACGCCGAACCTGACCGCGCCTACCTCTCCGTTCTGCGCGCCGCCACCGCGACGCCAGTCCTCGCGCTCGCCGCTTGCGCCTGCCTCCGCCGCGCCGGCTTGCCAGCGCCGGGGCGCCACGCGCTCCCTGCCctgctccgcgccgccgcccgcgcgcgcTGCGCCGACTCTGTGAGGCAGGCGCATGCCCTCGCCGTACGGGTCGGGGCCGAGGATGATGGGTTCATCGGGACTGCGTTGGTTGGCGCGTACGCGGCGTGCCGGCGCGTGGCCGACGCCCGCAGGATGTTCGAAGTAATGCCGGATCGGGATCTCGTCGCCTGGGGCGTCATGCTTGACAG TTATTGTCAGACTCGAGACTACAGAGAAGCATTGCTTCTACTCAATAAGCTGAAGAGATCAAGAATTGTGCCTGACCAAGTCATCCTTGCTACCGTTCTATCAGCTTGTGGTCATACACGACATTTAAGATCCGGAAAAGTCATCCACTCATACATACTGGTCTCAGACATTTTTATCGACGCCCGCCTCAGTAGTGCCCTCTTAAACATGTATGCTACTTGTGCGGATATGGAGATGGCCAAGAAGCTATACAGCGGGATGCAAAGGAAGGACTTGATATCATCAACTGTCATGGTCTGTGGATATGCTAAGAATGGAAAAATCGACATTGCTCGCTCCATATTCAACTGTATGGTGGAGAAGGATGTGGTATCTTGGAGTGCTATGATATCAGGATATGCTGAAAATAACCAACCAAGTGAAGCGTTGATTTTGTTCAAAGATATGCAAGAGTGTGGTGTATGTCCTGATGAAATTACCCTATTGAGCGTCATATCTGCATGTGCTAATATCTGTTCCCTTGACAAAGCCAGATGGATCCATTCGTTTGTTGTGAATAATGGGTTTTGTAAGGTATTGTCCATTTGCAATGCTCTTATTAATATGTTCTCAAAGTGTGGAAGTTTGACTCTTGCCTTGAACGTGTTCAATGCAATGCCTCGAAAGAATGTTATCACCTGGACAAGTATGATTTCTGCCTTTGCTATGCATGGTGATGGCAAATCTGCCTTAGCCCTTTTTGACAAGATGAAAAGTGAAGGGGTTGAGCCCAATGGCGTGACATTTCTTGGTTTGTTGTTTGCCTGTTGTCATGCTGGCTTAGTTgatgaaggccgttccttgtttgAATGCATGGTCCAGGAATACAGGATTGAACCCAAGCATGAGCATTATGGTTGTATGGTGGATCTTATGGGAAAGGCTAAACTTCTGCAGGAAGCAGTTGATCTCATAAAGTCAATGCATGTAAGACCTAATGTGGCTGTTTGGGGATCTCTGTTAGCAGCCTGCTGGATGCATGGTGATCTTGAGCTCGGTGCATTTTCTGCGAGGAAAATTTTGGAGTTGGATCCCAATCACAATGGAGCATACGTGTTTTTATCGAACATGCACGCAAAATCTGGTAACTGGAATAATGCTCGAGAGGTGAGGGGAGTAATCGAAGGCCATAGGGTTTCGAAAGAAACAAGCTCCAGTCGGGTAGAGCTGAATGGGATTGTCCACTATTTTGGAGCTGGAGGTGAGAAACATCAGGAAAATCATAAGACCCTTCTAAAGCTTAGTGGGATAATTTCTAATTGA